The DNA region GCCTCACAATGATTCCTGTACTGTCTCACTGCAGGTGTCATACCTTCAAACACTCAATCACACCCGTTTTCACCACTTGTCAATCCTAAAAAGTGTGGGTAAATGTTCCGTTGCACCTTCAGCCTCATACCAGGGACAAAAGGCTTTAATTATCTGGAGAAGAGGGTATGTTTTTCCTTAGAGGGAGCAGAATataaggagatttgatggaggtcatagaagagtacagcacacaaataggcccttcagcccaatgggTCTATGCCAACCATGATGCcctctcagctagtcccaattgcccacattcctCGAATCTTTTCCCATCCATGTCCTtattcaaatgctttttaaatgttgctgttgaaCCCACCTCAacaactttctctggcagctcattccaaacgtGCACCACCCTCTACGTGAAgatgttgcccctcaggtcccttttaaatctttcccctctcaccttaaacctctgccctctagttttcaattccccttccctgggaaaaagattatgtgtgttcatcctatctatgtccctcatgaatTTATCCAACTCAATAAGGTAGGAAAACAAGTGTTTACCCAAGTGACTAGGGGTGAACAATAATGTATAGAAGTAGGTGAGTTCAAAGTGGGGAGATAAGAAAATAATTTACATTTCTGCCAAAAATCTAGTCTAAGTTGTTGTTGAAATAGAATAACATCAAAGGGAAATAACACTATGTCCACAGCAGGGTAACTAAGTACAGCGGGTGAGAAGGAAAAGTAGCATAGCTGATAAGTAGCTAGGACCATTGCCAAGCCCAGCTGGTAAAACAGGCTCTCCAGAAAACAGGTTGGTGCTGAAAGTTGCTATTTTTAAAACTCTCGAAGAGCAGAAACGCTGAACTGAAGAAAGATTTTCGCAAACTGGAAGATAACTTGTGGGTGGTAACCATATCTAGATTCAGCTCGTAGAGTTATATAACACTGAAATgtccttttcccaaacaacatccagagTTCAGGAACATagatagcacggtagcacagtggttagcattgctgcttcacagctccagggacctgggttcgattcccggcttgggtcactgtctgtgtggagtttgcacattctcctcgtgtctgcgtgggtttcctccgggtgctccggtttcctcccacagtccaaagatgtgcgggttacgttgattggttatgctaaaattgccccttagtgtcctgggatgcgtagattagagggattagcgggtaaaatatgtagggatatgggggtagggcctgggtgggattgtggtcggtgcagacttgatgggccgaatggcctctttctgtactgtagggtttctatgattgtatgattcatAGCTGGGAAAAGGTGTTATCAATAGCCATTATTGTAGTTAATTGTACTGTTGTAGTGCATTGTAATCTTTGCGTGCTTCTTTTAAGTTAATTCTTTAATTGATTACAACAAAATTGAACTGTTTCTCAGTTCCTCATTGGTTgcacatctttcctcacattatatcaaattgaaaatatacaccactaaaaACGGGTGTTCCAAGTTAATCCTCTGGGTTTTAGGAAACCTTTGCACTTATCAGCGGGGTTCTTAACTGGAGAAATCGTCTCCGGTGATGGAGGACAGAGATTTAAGTGTCCTTGGTGAAGTTCCAGACATTCTGCAttcacaaacagcagtggtccagAAGAGCCAATTCACTCTTTTAGGTGGAGTGATAGGAACTGTCTCAATAATCCTGCTCTCCAACAGCGCAGTGGGTCAAGCATGTTTGCCATGATGAGTGCTTTCTAAGAAATTTTGTATTAAATGTGGATATGAGACACATTCTCACTTTCAAAACCTAAATAGCACCTTGCCCGCAAAGCAAATTCAAACCACTATTTAGTTAAAATTGCAATTGTACAAATCTGACACGTGTACTCTCGCAGCAAAGTATCTGATATGCATAGATTTCCAACTTGCTGGGGTTGGTTCACAGGAAATTTGGCACTTTATTAAAAAACTTTATACATAACATAACAAGTGGCACAGTATGAAGTGTTAAAAATCTGAGTTTTCATATAATCAGGAGCCAAAAATTTCTAAGCTCTTGGCAAAATACAAACAGCAATTAAACTCTGGTTAGTTTCAGTGTTGACCTAGGTGAGTTAATGCAGTGTTCAACGAATTACACTTCATGGTTAGCAGCTAAACCTTACCGCAATTCTTCAGATATTGCACAAAGTCACAGGAGAGCATCCAGTTTTTGTTACATTCAGAACCACGTGGATGATGACAATAAATTTGACAGTCACAAGTAAAGGAATGAGCTGCCTGGATCTCTTGGGATACCATTTTATCATGGTTATAACCCCAACATAGAGTAAAATACTGAGCAATCTTTAACACATATTTTGTTTGGTCAAAACATGGCATTTTCCTGTGGTCAAGTACTATTTTGTCAATGAGAAAGAATGTTGCTGTCATTTGATTATTTATCCAGTTCATTTGAATGAGGGCCTGTACACACTCTCAGATGAACAGCTTACTCATTGCCTTGCCCATTTTTTCATTTTGTGCTTTGAACTGCTCGTTAAGAACTCGGAGTTGCTGTGCAGCAGCTGTGTTTCCTGGCTCCAATATCAGCACACTCTTCCAATCATCTCTGGCTTTGTCAAACTCATGAATGGATGCGTAGGCCTGACCCCTCCGATACAGGCACTTCACGGAGTCAGGGTCGATCTCTAATGCCTTTGAGCAGTTCTGGATGAcatttctgaactgcttctgttTTATCTGGCAGGCGGCCAGGTTCGAGTACAATGCCCTTCTAGCTCGGTCATACTCCTCTCCTTTCTCGAGAGGGACGTCATATTTCACCGTCACCAGCAGCCTCAGTGATTTTGCATACCGCCGTGCAGCTCCAAAGAGATTCCCACTTTTAAAATGCTCATTGCCCTTGGCTTTGTTGTACATGGCCACCtgccatttttcctcaaatcccatttgccaggagtcacaattgagagtgaaCTCCTCCAGTTTCACATTCAATCTTAGTTCATTCCCACAGTCTGTGAACATCTCCATCAACCCTGGAGCCAGGAGTACCTCACACTGCTCTCCCAGCAGCATCGTTTCAACACATTTCTCAATTATTTCCCCAAACTGGGTATCACTTTCTCCAAGAATCATCTCGACCGACTGATTGATCCCATTTTGGAAATGTGTCTCAGCTTCAAAATTGCAGGAGGGTTCTACTTCCACATAAACGCGacacttggagccttctttggGCCTGTCGAGGCCACTACCTCGCTGTAGAATTTTCTTCACAAAGGAACCATCGGGGCACGCCCAAGTGCAAAGTTCAGGATTAGTCCACCCTTTGATGGGAGGTTTTAGATTTCTAGCTTCCTCTGGCTCATCACGGTGATTGGTGgcctccaaggtctcactgaattGGTTTGCAGCCATTATTCCTCCATGTGAATGACCATTCCCATCTCACTGAGGCGCAGCCGATGCATATAAATCTGACTGAAGTGGTGGCTCCCAAGTCGTGTACAGAAATTGACTCACTCAGGAATCATCTGCAAGtttatttttgaaaaataaaatacCAGAAATCATGTGAGTATTCAAAATAAAGTTCACAACTTTTCCTGATGGTGCATGACTCCTGGTGATGTACAATATTAAAAAAGGAAGCAGAAGTCATATTGTACTACTTCCAAGTAGCCACTCTTCATGCTTGTCATATGCACAGCAGTTAACTGTAATTTTTTAGCAGGGACACTACAGCCTGTTTGTCTCACACACTTTTCAACAGTGCCTAGCAATCAAGAGAGTAACTTTGGTTGACTTTACATTTTCTTAAGGACCAATAGCCACTGCAGCAATGGCAAACGCATCACAAGAAATGTAACTTGTACAACTTAATCCCACAGCATGCAGCATATTAATAATCAGAACTGTTCAGAAAGGTCGGAGACCTGAACCATTAACTCCATTTCTTTCCACCCAGATGCCaccaacctgctgagtattcccagcattttctgttttgatttcagattttcagcatctgtgaTGTTTCATTTTTGTATTCATGATAAATGGTTGTTTTACAAGTTGAGAGGATGGTGGGTAGTGATGTTCCCCAAGAGTCAGTGCTAGAACCACTTTTTTTTTGCTGCATTTAATAACTTGCATATTTGAAACAGAGAAAATCTTCAGAATTTGCTGATGAGACCATTCCTGGAGGTATGGCCAGTGCAGAACATAGGGAGACTAGCAAAATGGGCTaacaaatagcagatggaatttaatataaAGAAGCAcaagttgatgcattttggaaaaagGCATATGGAGAGGCAATACAGACTTGGTGGTTCAGTTCTAAAACATAGGTTGGAGGCGAGGGGGATTCTtgtgcatagatctttgaagatggcaggacatatTGAGTGAGCAGTTAGCAATACATGAGATTCCAAAATAGtcatattgagtacaaaagcaaagtagTTCTGCTGATCATTTATAAAGCTCTAGTTACGCCACAGCTACAGTATTGAATCCAGCCATGGTTACTTTTGGATGGATTTGAGGGTGCTTGAGAGggtgctgagatttccagaatacagcctcaaaacattaactctaattttggggcaacacagtggttagcgctgctgcctcacagcgccagggacctgggttcagttctggcctcgggtcagtgtggagcttgtacattctcgccgtgtgtgtgcgtg from Mustelus asterias chromosome 8, sMusAst1.hap1.1, whole genome shotgun sequence includes:
- the LOC144496801 gene encoding FK506-binding protein-like, coding for MAANQFSETLEATNHRDEPEEARNLKPPIKGWTNPELCTWACPDGSFVKKILQRGSGLDRPKEGSKCRVYVEVEPSCNFEAETHFQNGINQSVEMILGESDTQFGEIIEKCVETMLLGEQCEVLLAPGLMEMFTDCGNELRLNVKLEEFTLNCDSWQMGFEEKWQVAMYNKAKGNEHFKSGNLFGAARRYAKSLRLLVTVKYDVPLEKGEEYDRARRALYSNLAACQIKQKQFRNVIQNCSKALEIDPDSVKCLYRRGQAYASIHEFDKARDDWKSVLILEPGNTAAAQQLRVLNEQFKAQNEKMGKAMSKLFI